One genomic region from Panthera tigris isolate Pti1 chromosome D1, P.tigris_Pti1_mat1.1, whole genome shotgun sequence encodes:
- the BET1L gene encoding BET1-like protein isoform X3 has translation MADWARAQSPAAVEEILDRENKRMADNLASKVTRLKSLALDIDRDAEDQNRYLDSMDSDFTSMTGLLTGSVKRFSTMARSGRDNRKLLCGMAAGLIVAFFILSYLLSRART, from the exons CTCAGAGCCCCGCCGCTGTGGAGGAGATTCTAGACCGGGAGAATAAGCGGATGGCCGACAACTTGGCTTCCAAGGTCACCAGGCTCAAATCG CTGGCCCTGGACATCGATAGGGACGCAGAAGACCAGAACCGGTACCTGGACAGCATG GACTCGGATTTCACAAGCATGACAGGCCTGCTCACAGGGAGTGTGAAGCGCTTTTCCACAATGGCGAGGTCTGGGCGAGACAACCGGAAGCTTCTATGTGGTATGGCCGCAGGCCTGATCGTGGCCTTCTTCATCCTCTCGTATCTCCTGTCAAGGGCAAGGACATGA
- the BET1L gene encoding BET1-like protein isoform X1 — protein MADWARAQSPAAVEEILDRENKRMADNLASKVTRLKSLALDIDRDAEDQNRYLDSMDSDFTSMTGLLTGSVKRFSTMARSGRDNRKLLCGPMGRFWSVSRQLPIHQARPFDSEYHLTVGMLSYSHIPLQTALHAHPPFVPWALTAHLASPMFTQIEPQAQLDQWHLTRW, from the exons CTCAGAGCCCCGCCGCTGTGGAGGAGATTCTAGACCGGGAGAATAAGCGGATGGCCGACAACTTGGCTTCCAAGGTCACCAGGCTCAAATCG CTGGCCCTGGACATCGATAGGGACGCAGAAGACCAGAACCGGTACCTGGACAGCATG GACTCGGATTTCACAAGCATGACAGGCCTGCTCACAGGGAGTGTGAAGCGCTTTTCCACAATGGCGAGGTCTGGGCGAGACAACCGGAAGCTTCTATGTG GACCTATGGGTCGCTTCTGGAGTGTCAGCAGGCAGCTTCCCATCCACCAAGCGAGGCCCTTTGACAGTGAGTACCACCTTACTGTGGGGATGCTTAGTTACTCTCACATCCCTCTGCAGACTGCCCTCCATGCCCACCCACCGTTCGTTCCCTGGGCCCTCACTGCCCACTTGGCCAGCCCCATGTTCACACAAATCGAACCACAGGCCCAGCTGGACCAGTGGCATCTCACCCGCTGGTGA
- the BET1L gene encoding BET1-like protein isoform X2, which translates to MADNLASKVTRLKSLALDIDRDAEDQNRYLDSMDSDFTSMTGLLTGSVKRFSTMARSGRDNRKLLCGPMGRFWSVSRQLPIHQARPFDSEYHLTVGMLSYSHIPLQTALHAHPPFVPWALTAHLASPMFTQIEPQAQLDQWHLTRW; encoded by the exons ATGGCCGACAACTTGGCTTCCAAGGTCACCAGGCTCAAATCG CTGGCCCTGGACATCGATAGGGACGCAGAAGACCAGAACCGGTACCTGGACAGCATG GACTCGGATTTCACAAGCATGACAGGCCTGCTCACAGGGAGTGTGAAGCGCTTTTCCACAATGGCGAGGTCTGGGCGAGACAACCGGAAGCTTCTATGTG GACCTATGGGTCGCTTCTGGAGTGTCAGCAGGCAGCTTCCCATCCACCAAGCGAGGCCCTTTGACAGTGAGTACCACCTTACTGTGGGGATGCTTAGTTACTCTCACATCCCTCTGCAGACTGCCCTCCATGCCCACCCACCGTTCGTTCCCTGGGCCCTCACTGCCCACTTGGCCAGCCCCATGTTCACACAAATCGAACCACAGGCCCAGCTGGACCAGTGGCATCTCACCCGCTGGTGA
- the ODF3 gene encoding outer dense fiber protein 3 codes for MAEEVWVGTWRPHRPRGPIMALYSSPGPKYLIPPTTGFVKHTPTKLRAPAYSFRGAPMLLAENCSPGPRYSVNPKILRTGKDLGPAYSILGRYCTKTIMTPGPGDYFPEKSAKHVFDSAPSHSISARTKTFRVDSTPGPAAYMLPVVMGPHTVGKASQPSFSIKGRSKLGSFSDDLHKTPGPAAYRQTDVQVTKFKAPQYTMAARVEPPGDKTLKPGPGAHSPEKVTVTKPCAPIVTFGIKHSDYMMPLVVDVE; via the exons ATGGCAGAGGAAGTATGGGTGGGCACCTGGAGGCCCCATCGCCCCCGGGGGCCCATCATGGCCCTCTACAGCAGCCCAGGACCCAAGTACTTGATTCCACCCACCACGG GCTTTGTGAAGCACACACCCACCAAGCTGCGTGCACCAGCCTACAGTTTCCGCGGGGCCCCCATGCTCCTGGCGGAGAACTGCTCCCCGGGGCCCCGCTACAGCGTGAACCCCAAGATACTGAGGACTGGCAAGGACCTTGGCCCTGCCTACTCCATCCTGGGGCGCTATTGTACCAAGACCATCATGACCCCTGGCCCCG GTGACTACTTTCCAGAGAAATCGGCCAAGCACGTGTTTGACTCAGCACCCAGCCACTCCATTTCTGCCCGAACCAAGACCTTCCGAGTGGACAGCACTCCAG GCCCTGCCGCCTACATGCTGCCTGTGGTCATGGGGCCCCACACCGTTGGCAAGGCGTCCCAACCCTCCTTCTCCATCAAAGGCCGCAGCAAGCTGGGCAGCTTCAGTGACGACCTTCACAAG ACCCCAGGTCCTGCAGCCTACCGCCAGACAGATGTGCAGGTGACAAAGTTCAAGGCTCCACAATACACCATGGCAGCCCGGGTGGAGCCCCCAGGGGACAAGACCCTCAAGCCAGGACCAGGAGCCCACAGCCCTGAGAAG GTGACAGTGACCAAGCCCTGTGCCCCCATCGTCACCTTCGGCATCAAACATTCTGACTACATGATGCCCCTCGTGGTGGATGTGGAATAG